One window of Dysgonomonas mossii genomic DNA carries:
- a CDS encoding TraR/DksA family transcriptional regulator: MAEKTRYSDEELNEFRDIILEKLNKAKGEYEELRAAITNADGNDVTDTSPTFKVLEEGASTLSKEEAGRLAQRQMKFIQNLQSALIRIENKTYGVCRETGKLIPKERLRAVPHATLSIEAKNSGVK, translated from the coding sequence ATGGCAGAAAAAACAAGATATTCTGATGAGGAATTAAATGAATTCCGCGATATTATTCTTGAGAAGCTAAATAAGGCTAAAGGAGAATATGAAGAGTTGAGAGCGGCTATAACAAATGCCGATGGGAATGATGTTACTGACACTTCACCGACATTCAAAGTCCTGGAAGAAGGTGCATCTACATTGTCGAAAGAAGAAGCCGGCCGTTTGGCTCAACGCCAGATGAAGTTTATCCAAAATCTTCAATCGGCTCTTATTCGTATCGAAAATAAGACATACGGCGTTTGTCGCGAAACAGGTAAATTGATACCGAAAGAAAGATTGCGTGCTGTTCCTCATGCTACATTAAGTATTGAGGCTAAGAACAGCGGAGTAAAATAA
- a CDS encoding lipoprotein signal peptidase — translation MEKKNQGLIAILVIVLVLVIDQASKIWVKTHMSLFESIEITSWFKIYFVENNGMAFGMEFIGKMFLSIFRIVAIGFIGYYLYKLINGRYKTGYIICISLILAGAFGNIIDSVFYGEIFSASYSGHVASFVSLGDGYSSWLHGKVVDMLYFPLIESTFPSWVPVWGGQPFVFFSAIFNIADSAITVGIFILLLFYRKTLALSLEKNGKA, via the coding sequence ATGGAGAAAAAGAATCAAGGACTGATAGCAATCCTAGTAATAGTACTCGTTCTTGTAATAGATCAAGCATCTAAAATCTGGGTCAAAACCCACATGTCTCTCTTTGAGAGTATTGAAATAACAAGCTGGTTCAAAATATATTTTGTAGAAAATAACGGAATGGCTTTTGGGATGGAATTCATCGGTAAGATGTTTCTTTCTATATTCCGTATCGTAGCTATCGGTTTTATTGGTTATTACTTATACAAGCTGATTAACGGGAGATATAAGACAGGATATATCATATGTATATCGCTTATATTAGCCGGGGCATTTGGTAATATCATAGACAGTGTATTCTACGGGGAAATATTTTCAGCTAGCTACTCCGGGCATGTTGCGTCCTTTGTTTCTTTGGGAGACGGATATTCTAGCTGGCTGCATGGTAAGGTTGTAGACATGTTGTACTTCCCATTGATCGAAAGCACTTTTCCTTCATGGGTTCCTGTATGGGGCGGACAACCATTTGTTTTCTTCAGTGCTATATTCAATATAGCTGATTCAGCTATTACTGTTGGTATTTTTATCCTTCTTCTTTTCTATCGTAAGACTCTTGCGCTATCTTTAGAAAAAAACGGCAAAGCATAA
- a CDS encoding DUF4296 domain-containing protein — translation MQRSVIYIIISILILFSSCGRRPGYVISPDKMTDVLYDIRLAQSIFNDDPQFRSDDMKDALVAGVLKKHNITQAELDTSLLWYSDNIQYYAVINDTVAARLKFRNESLLNSRSAMLSRGAQSNLIIPTFYYLNSYTPTLSFNIDTLKMKSIKNISDFHLKFDIQGLSAKQKAEAAIYFNYKDTLVKTRIPIESNSHYSISKPSLPDSLLNGISGYIHLRNNTSSGSNVLIHNISYIDSVAVARHKDGLSTRQPNRSTDNIRKESVGRPEPN, via the coding sequence ATGCAACGATCTGTTATTTATATCATTATTTCTATTCTTATTCTGTTTAGCTCTTGCGGAAGAAGACCGGGATATGTAATCTCCCCCGATAAGATGACAGATGTCTTATACGATATAAGGCTAGCTCAATCTATTTTCAATGACGATCCTCAATTCAGGTCTGATGACATGAAAGATGCGCTAGTGGCCGGAGTGCTTAAAAAGCATAATATAACTCAAGCCGAACTAGATACATCTCTTCTGTGGTACTCGGATAATATACAATATTATGCAGTAATAAATGATACTGTAGCTGCACGTCTCAAATTTAGAAATGAATCGCTTCTAAATTCTAGATCTGCAATGCTGAGCAGGGGTGCTCAGAGTAATTTGATCATACCTACATTTTACTATCTGAATAGTTATACTCCAACTCTTTCTTTCAATATAGATACATTGAAGATGAAGAGTATAAAGAATATATCCGATTTTCACCTAAAGTTTGATATACAAGGATTGAGCGCTAAGCAGAAAGCTGAGGCTGCAATTTATTTCAATTACAAGGACACCTTAGTTAAAACAAGGATTCCTATCGAAAGTAATAGTCATTATTCAATAAGTAAACCTTCGTTACCTGATAGCTTACTGAACGGCATATCAGGGTATATACACCTTAGAAATAATACGAGTAGTGGATCAAATGTCTTGATACATAATATAAGCTATATAGACTCTGTAGCTGTTGCAAGACATAAAGACGGTCTTTCTACAAGGCAACCGAACCGATCAACAGATAATATCCGTAAGGAAAGTGTAGGTCGTCCGGAACCTAATTAA
- a CDS encoding glycosyltransferase family 2 protein codes for MNNNDFSITLIISTYNWPEALKVSLLSVTNQTCLPIEVIVADDGSRDDTRKLIERMQKSFPCKLIHVWHEDNGFRLSEIRNKAIMKASGDYIIQIDGDIILEKHFVEDHHSFAQKGCFTSGSRVKLSPKSSAEVLRNGTVDIPFSWSSFFQPNRLRSKFLQNYFRFRYKADHPYFVRGCNTAFWKEDLLKVNGYNEDIIGWGYEDNEIAARLTFAGIKRQFLKMGAVEYHIDHPVNSRDKANQNHKTLLETINSQGTYCQNGLDKY; via the coding sequence ATGAATAATAACGACTTTTCTATCACACTTATCATATCAACATATAATTGGCCTGAAGCTCTTAAGGTTTCATTGCTTAGTGTTACCAATCAGACATGTTTACCAATAGAGGTAATCGTAGCGGATGATGGTTCAAGAGATGATACAAGAAAACTAATAGAAAGGATGCAAAAATCATTCCCTTGTAAACTTATCCACGTATGGCATGAAGACAATGGTTTCAGGTTGTCTGAGATAAGAAATAAAGCTATAATGAAAGCTTCGGGTGATTATATTATCCAAATAGATGGTGACATCATATTAGAAAAGCATTTTGTCGAAGATCACCACTCTTTTGCTCAAAAGGGTTGCTTCACATCAGGAAGTAGAGTGAAGTTATCGCCAAAATCTAGTGCGGAGGTATTGAGGAATGGCACGGTGGATATTCCTTTTTCATGGTCGTCATTTTTTCAACCAAATAGATTAAGGTCAAAGTTCTTACAAAACTATTTTCGATTCAGATATAAAGCCGATCATCCTTACTTCGTTCGAGGTTGTAATACCGCTTTCTGGAAAGAAGATTTGCTAAAGGTAAATGGATATAACGAAGATATTATCGGTTGGGGATATGAAGATAACGAAATCGCCGCGCGTCTTACCTTTGCCGGAATAAAAAGGCAATTCTTAAAGATGGGGGCTGTAGAATATCATATTGATCACCCTGTGAATAGTAGAGACAAAGCCAATCAAAACCACAAAACCTTATTGGAAACTATTAATAGCCAAGGAACCTATTGCCAAAATGGGTTAGATAAATATTAA
- a CDS encoding lipopolysaccharide kinase InaA family protein, with protein MVEIVINPEYKYLEGFVENLSDSFAYEGETLYAARNIIKLFDVDGFKVNVKFFKKPIFINQIVYRTFRKSKARRSYEYAFKLKEKGLHTPDPIAYIKETKFGLLKNSFYISKHESFDGTMRELKTSLLSEKEELIKQFARYTADLHEQQILHLDYSSGNVLYKKEGDDYIFYLVDLNRMEFDKPISMDTACFNFRRLWGSDDMIFLFIKEYAQSRNLDVEDCLKRTLYYRKRFWDNFTKKHPGSSPYITNY; from the coding sequence ATGGTAGAAATTGTTATTAATCCCGAATATAAATATCTGGAAGGTTTTGTAGAAAATCTTTCTGACTCTTTTGCTTATGAAGGTGAAACACTATATGCCGCTCGGAATATTATAAAGCTATTTGATGTAGATGGGTTTAAGGTAAATGTGAAGTTCTTTAAAAAGCCTATTTTTATCAATCAGATAGTATACAGGACATTTAGAAAGTCTAAAGCCCGACGCTCTTACGAATATGCTTTTAAGCTAAAGGAGAAAGGACTTCATACTCCCGACCCGATAGCCTATATAAAAGAGACTAAATTCGGGTTGCTTAAAAACAGCTTCTATATATCAAAGCATGAGTCTTTTGATGGCACAATGCGTGAACTAAAAACATCACTCCTCTCAGAAAAGGAAGAACTGATAAAGCAGTTTGCAAGGTATACAGCCGACCTGCATGAACAGCAAATACTTCATTTGGATTACTCTTCCGGGAATGTCTTATATAAAAAGGAAGGAGACGATTATATCTTTTATCTGGTAGACCTTAATAGAATGGAGTTTGATAAACCTATCAGCATGGATACAGCTTGTTTTAACTTCAGACGATTATGGGGAAGCGATGATATGATTTTCTTATTTATTAAAGAATATGCCCAAAGCAGAAACCTTGATGTAGAAGATTGTCTTAAACGGACGTTATACTACAGGAAGAGATTTTGGGATAATTTCACAAAAAAGCATCCGGGCTCTTCACCATATATAACGAACTACTAA
- a CDS encoding peptide chain release factor 3, producing the protein MSELKKEIQKRRTFAIISHPDAGKTTLTEKLLLFGGAIHVAGAVKSNKIKKTATSDWMEIEKQRGISVATSVMGFEYDGYKINILDTPGHQDFAEDTYRTLTAVDSVIIVVDSAKGVEAQTRKLMEVCRMRHTPVMIFVNKMDREGRDPFELLDELEAELQIGVRPLSWPIDSGQRFKGVYNIYQEKLDLYTPSKQTVTESIGFKDINSPELETYIGVPLAAKLRDDIELIDGVYSELDMDTYLKGQIAPVFFGSALNNFGVKELLDCFVRIAPSPRPVEAIEREVKPDEQAFTGFIFKIHANMDPNHRSCIAFVKICSGKFERNVNYKHMRLNRSMKFSSPTAFMAQKKETVDEAFAGDIVGLPDTGNFKIGDTLTSGEDLHFKGLPSFSPEMFKYIENADPMKSKQLQKGIDQLMDEGVAQLFTNQFNGRKIIGTVGQLQFEVIQYRLLHEYGAQCRWEAINLYKACWIESDNKEQLADFKKRKAQYMAVDKEGRDVFLADSNYVLMMAQQDFKDIKFHFTSEF; encoded by the coding sequence ATGAGCGAACTTAAGAAAGAAATACAAAAAAGACGCACTTTTGCTATTATAAGTCACCCCGATGCGGGTAAAACAACCCTTACTGAAAAGTTATTACTATTTGGAGGGGCAATACATGTTGCCGGAGCAGTAAAGTCAAATAAGATAAAGAAAACTGCTACCTCGGACTGGATGGAGATAGAAAAGCAACGTGGTATTTCTGTTGCCACCTCTGTTATGGGATTCGAATACGATGGTTATAAGATCAACATACTCGATACTCCCGGTCACCAGGATTTTGCCGAAGACACTTATCGTACCCTGACTGCAGTGGACAGTGTGATCATTGTTGTAGATTCGGCCAAAGGGGTTGAAGCACAAACACGCAAGCTGATGGAGGTCTGCCGTATGCGCCATACTCCTGTCATGATATTCGTCAACAAGATGGATAGAGAAGGTAGAGATCCTTTTGAATTACTCGACGAACTGGAAGCCGAATTACAAATCGGAGTTCGTCCCTTGAGTTGGCCAATTGATAGCGGACAACGTTTCAAAGGAGTTTATAATATATATCAGGAAAAATTAGACCTATACACTCCAAGTAAACAGACTGTTACGGAATCTATAGGATTTAAAGATATAAATAGCCCTGAGCTGGAAACATACATTGGAGTACCCTTGGCTGCAAAGCTGAGAGATGACATCGAGTTGATTGACGGAGTATATTCCGAACTGGATATGGATACATACCTCAAAGGACAAATTGCCCCTGTATTCTTTGGATCGGCTCTCAACAATTTCGGAGTAAAAGAGCTGTTGGATTGCTTTGTAAGGATTGCACCGTCTCCACGTCCTGTGGAAGCAATCGAGCGTGAAGTAAAACCTGACGAACAGGCTTTTACGGGATTCATATTCAAGATACATGCCAATATGGACCCGAATCACCGTTCATGTATTGCCTTTGTTAAGATATGTTCAGGAAAGTTTGAACGGAATGTAAACTATAAACATATGCGATTGAACCGTTCGATGAAGTTTTCCTCTCCTACTGCCTTCATGGCTCAAAAGAAAGAAACTGTAGATGAAGCTTTTGCCGGTGACATTGTAGGTCTGCCCGATACCGGGAACTTTAAAATCGGGGATACACTCACATCGGGAGAGGATTTACACTTCAAAGGTTTACCTAGCTTCTCTCCTGAAATGTTTAAGTATATCGAAAATGCTGACCCGATGAAGTCGAAACAACTTCAGAAGGGAATAGACCAATTGATGGACGAAGGTGTTGCCCAGTTGTTTACAAACCAATTTAACGGACGCAAAATTATAGGAACTGTTGGTCAGCTGCAATTTGAAGTAATCCAATATCGCCTATTGCATGAATATGGTGCTCAGTGTAGATGGGAAGCAATCAATTTGTATAAAGCTTGTTGGATAGAAAGTGACAACAAGGAACAACTGGCTGACTTTAAGAAGCGTAAGGCTCAATATATGGCAGTAGATAAAGAAGGACGAGATGTCTTTCTTGCAGACTCTAACTATGTATTGATGATGGCTCAACAAGATTTCAAGGATATAAAATTCCATTTCACTTCTGAGTTTTAA
- a CDS encoding sensor histidine kinase: protein MKFRFKSIAIVIFSLLILVCSYQAYWLVNFYNQQYEKLETVINNTAESSSFKELAIRMSTISAKDAEEEEAENGIPASVETKTYNSGKGKTTISMSFSKERGGEKSSSDSIYADLQEVTIQIKKGLLSAIGEITPLDLVRLDSIMSADLSAQGFDIPHVIQCRTSIGDTLVTQIPKGTFDFKNSKEYVLEGLKTQIHTYYLYMDNPKWYIFKGMWGLTSVSVLMVILLIVTFIYLLKIILRQKTIDEIKTDFVNNMTHELKTPISVTYAAVDSLQNFGFGDDPIKRKEYLDISREQLMYLNSLVEQILTMSVEERKNLKLNLENIEVGSIFESQKNKFLLNTVKPTSFVIDIQPEGLSIEADRLHFGNVVSNLIENAIKYSNDSVEIRLLARKSGNKIVLSVCDNGIGIPDGSLDKIFDKFYRVHTGNVHDVKGYGLGLFYVKTIVVKHGWNIKAKSVEGKGTCFEIIIG from the coding sequence ATGAAGTTCAGATTTAAATCCATAGCGATCGTTATTTTTAGTTTGTTAATTCTGGTTTGTTCTTATCAGGCTTATTGGTTGGTCAATTTCTATAACCAGCAATATGAGAAGTTAGAAACAGTAATAAACAATACGGCAGAAAGCAGCTCCTTCAAAGAGTTGGCAATCAGAATGTCTACCATATCAGCCAAGGATGCTGAAGAGGAAGAAGCAGAAAATGGTATTCCTGCTTCTGTAGAAACAAAGACTTATAACTCCGGCAAAGGTAAGACAACCATTAGTATGAGTTTCTCCAAAGAACGAGGAGGCGAAAAAAGTAGCTCTGATTCTATTTACGCAGACTTGCAAGAGGTAACGATACAAATCAAGAAAGGACTTTTGTCTGCTATTGGAGAAATAACCCCACTCGACTTAGTACGTTTGGATAGTATTATGAGTGCCGATTTGTCTGCACAAGGATTCGATATACCTCATGTTATCCAGTGTAGAACATCTATTGGAGATACCTTGGTGACTCAAATACCTAAAGGAACTTTCGATTTTAAGAATAGTAAGGAATATGTTTTAGAAGGTCTCAAAACCCAGATACATACTTATTATTTGTATATGGATAATCCTAAGTGGTATATCTTTAAAGGTATGTGGGGGTTGACCTCCGTTTCTGTATTGATGGTTATTTTACTAATTGTGACTTTTATATATTTGCTTAAAATCATATTAAGACAAAAAACAATAGATGAAATAAAAACAGACTTTGTAAATAATATGACACATGAGCTTAAAACTCCGATATCAGTTACTTACGCGGCTGTAGATTCCCTCCAAAACTTTGGATTTGGCGATGACCCTATAAAAAGAAAAGAATATCTTGATATCTCACGTGAGCAGTTAATGTATCTGAATAGCCTTGTGGAACAGATACTAACTATGTCGGTAGAAGAGCGGAAAAATCTCAAACTGAATTTAGAAAATATAGAAGTGGGCAGCATATTTGAGAGTCAGAAAAATAAGTTTTTACTGAACACTGTAAAACCAACCTCATTTGTAATAGATATACAACCTGAAGGATTGAGTATTGAAGCCGATCGATTGCATTTTGGTAATGTAGTAAGTAATCTGATTGAAAACGCAATCAAATATTCCAACGATTCGGTAGAGATTCGGTTGTTGGCACGTAAGTCGGGAAACAAAATTGTTTTATCTGTATGTGATAACGGAATCGGTATTCCGGACGGGTCTTTGGATAAGATATTTGATAAGTTTTACCGTGTTCATACAGGTAATGTTCACGATGTTAAAGGATATGGCTTAGGGCTTTTTTATGTAAAGACGATTGTGGTTAAGCATGGCTGGAATATTAAAGCAAAAAGTGTGGAAGGTAAAGGTACTTGTTTCGAAATAATAATAGGATGA
- a CDS encoding response regulator transcription factor: protein MNKINVLLVEDEPALSMIIKDALEKKEFVVDIAVNGEKGLELFHRLKPDIVVADIMMPKMDGFTMAQLIRKSDKKTPILFLSAKSRTDDVVQGFEIGGNDYLKKPFGMDELIVRIKALLNRAQTEIPQDKIYEIGKYTFDPLMQKLVHTQRTEILSHREAAILERLCSNQNNIVENKAVLIELWGDDSFFNTRSLHVFIVKLRKKLALDPTIQIINIRGIGYKMIF, encoded by the coding sequence ATGAATAAGATAAATGTATTGTTAGTAGAGGACGAACCGGCCTTGTCTATGATCATTAAAGATGCTTTAGAGAAAAAGGAGTTTGTTGTTGATATAGCAGTTAATGGGGAAAAAGGGCTCGAGCTTTTTCATCGGTTGAAGCCCGATATCGTCGTGGCAGACATAATGATGCCAAAGATGGATGGTTTCACAATGGCTCAACTGATACGTAAAAGTGACAAGAAAACCCCGATATTATTCTTAAGTGCTAAGTCTAGGACAGACGATGTAGTTCAGGGGTTTGAAATAGGAGGAAACGATTACTTGAAAAAGCCCTTCGGAATGGATGAGCTTATTGTGCGTATCAAGGCTTTGCTGAACAGAGCACAAACTGAGATCCCTCAAGATAAAATATATGAGATAGGAAAATATACATTCGATCCTTTGATGCAGAAATTGGTTCACACCCAACGTACTGAAATCCTGTCTCACCGTGAAGCTGCTATATTGGAACGCCTTTGTTCCAATCAGAATAATATCGTAGAGAATAAAGCTGTACTGATTGAGCTTTGGGGCGATGATAGTTTCTTTAATACACGCAGCCTGCATGTGTTTATCGTAAAGCTGCGTAAGAAGTTAGCTTTAGATCCTACAATTCAAATTATAAATATTCGGGGAATAGGCTATAAAATGATTTTCTGA
- a CDS encoding sulfatase-like hydrolase/transferase yields the protein MNEIYSILKKKKMQFFFLFYILLLLPILCPLAQNFTLLDKVAVFLVCGLFFAAIWILSLFISSRSEKIIYSIMLAVSIIPGSIYLAYLLFAHVMLEQNSVTSLFETNPEESKEFIAHYLSMWVIAGVVVYAAIPIVMICKMRSFRKLKIKEYKTLFILSIITIIAIVGIGRVSRSVYFINFYRTFISYKIRTTHEVKEIQARQSLDYDVKTNHKDSIPQIMVLVIGESLNKHHMSLYGYPRNTNPLLSQYGDSLVVYNDVVAPHVHTIPVVRSLLSMNEVDHSEYFTEKPSMYELFNRAGYETYLISNQRFNDEMRASYDILLSLAKKRYNLASYRQHDDIVLPILNKILEKNDKKDKLIIIHLIGNHMAYEFRYPKEYIFFNNQKDGLVKDTPYREEKAKKAIDAYDNSVLYNDYIVNSIIGSLKKLQHQDAAMIYLSDHGEEMYDYRDFAGHAYEKVSPTMSEVPFLVWLSPSYRKFRKDLVFDKNRVYSSADFIYSVSDLAGINYVDYEDSKSIFSTHFVPRERYVGEKKYEDIKDKFEK from the coding sequence ATGAACGAAATATACAGCATATTAAAGAAAAAGAAAATGCAATTCTTTTTCTTATTTTATATCCTACTCCTACTGCCTATACTGTGCCCTTTAGCTCAAAATTTTACTCTTTTAGACAAAGTTGCTGTTTTCTTGGTCTGTGGTTTATTCTTTGCTGCCATCTGGATCTTATCGCTATTTATCAGTTCCAGATCTGAAAAGATCATATACTCTATCATGTTGGCTGTCTCAATTATTCCGGGATCAATCTATCTGGCCTACTTACTGTTTGCACACGTTATGCTTGAGCAAAACAGTGTGACCAGTCTATTCGAAACCAACCCCGAAGAGAGTAAAGAGTTTATAGCGCATTATCTGAGTATGTGGGTTATAGCCGGAGTTGTAGTATACGCTGCGATACCTATCGTGATGATCTGTAAAATGCGATCGTTCAGAAAGCTCAAAATAAAAGAATATAAAACGCTGTTTATATTAAGTATAATAACAATAATAGCCATTGTTGGCATAGGCAGAGTATCGCGATCTGTATATTTCATCAATTTCTACAGAACATTTATCAGCTACAAAATCCGTACAACCCATGAAGTAAAAGAGATACAAGCACGTCAAAGCTTAGATTATGACGTAAAGACCAACCATAAAGATTCCATTCCTCAGATAATGGTACTGGTGATTGGCGAATCACTGAACAAACATCACATGTCTCTCTACGGCTATCCAAGAAATACAAATCCCTTGTTGTCACAATACGGAGATAGCCTTGTTGTATATAATGATGTAGTAGCTCCACATGTGCATACAATTCCGGTGGTTCGTTCTTTATTATCGATGAACGAAGTAGATCATTCGGAATACTTCACAGAGAAACCATCTATGTACGAATTATTCAACCGTGCGGGATACGAAACATACCTCATAAGCAATCAGAGATTTAATGACGAAATGCGGGCAAGCTACGACATACTGCTATCGCTTGCGAAGAAAAGATATAATCTGGCATCTTACAGGCAACACGATGATATCGTCCTTCCCATACTGAATAAAATACTGGAAAAGAATGACAAGAAAGATAAATTGATTATCATACATCTCATAGGCAACCACATGGCCTATGAATTCAGATATCCTAAAGAATACATATTCTTCAACAACCAAAAAGACGGCTTGGTGAAAGATACTCCATACAGAGAAGAAAAGGCAAAAAAAGCAATAGATGCTTACGACAACTCTGTTCTCTATAACGACTATATAGTAAACAGCATTATCGGTTCTCTAAAAAAATTACAGCATCAGGATGCAGCCATGATCTACTTATCCGACCACGGAGAGGAAATGTACGATTACAGAGATTTTGCAGGCCATGCTTATGAAAAAGTATCACCAACGATGAGCGAAGTCCCTTTTCTTGTATGGCTATCGCCGTCATACAGAAAATTCAGAAAAGATCTTGTCTTTGACAAAAACAGAGTCTATTCGTCAGCAGACTTTATTTATTCTGTATCCGATCTGGCAGGGATAAATTATGTTGATTATGAAGACTCGAAAAGCATATTCTCGACCCATTTTGTTCCTCGTGAGCGTTATGTAGGAGAAAAAAAATATGAAGACATAAAAGATAAGTTTGAGAAATAG
- the corA gene encoding magnesium/cobalt transporter CorA produces MSKRTTRKSKNKVSRNNYLLTKPVYLGDKDIPMSIELVQYDMTRLEVRNIQLQESIKDKIDTTKVNWIKITGISDANTVYRICKELGLHGFDIKDLLGNRQVVKAVGYENISFVLMPLFYQVKETTDIDDMQIGFILGKNFVVSFQEAAIPVFDDVKRNIEENNVVVRQKGADFLLYILMSAVNQANVNTVMDIEDRLADVEDHLIEGKGSIDILRLMHECRVDYMHIKRTITSLREEFVNLLHNNNKLIEEENIVYYNDFDDRMRSILGNLASFHESLTSLLDLYYNNNNLKMNDIIKRLTIVSTIFIPMTFMVGVWGMNFKLMPEMDWKYGYLGAWITLILIAVLSYLWIRRQKWF; encoded by the coding sequence ATGAGTAAACGAACCACCAGAAAATCGAAGAATAAAGTTTCACGAAACAATTATCTATTAACCAAACCCGTATATCTTGGTGATAAGGATATACCGATGTCTATTGAACTCGTTCAATATGATATGACACGTCTGGAGGTTAGGAATATTCAATTGCAAGAATCTATTAAGGATAAGATAGATACAACGAAAGTAAATTGGATAAAGATAACAGGGATATCTGATGCTAATACTGTATACAGAATTTGTAAAGAGCTTGGACTTCATGGTTTTGATATTAAGGACCTTCTGGGAAACAGACAAGTTGTAAAGGCTGTTGGGTATGAAAATATCTCATTTGTTCTGATGCCTCTCTTTTATCAGGTAAAAGAGACTACAGATATTGACGATATGCAGATCGGGTTTATTCTTGGAAAGAACTTTGTTGTTAGTTTTCAGGAGGCAGCAATCCCTGTTTTTGATGATGTAAAAAGAAATATAGAAGAGAATAATGTGGTAGTGCGTCAGAAAGGAGCAGACTTCCTTCTATACATTTTGATGAGTGCCGTGAATCAGGCGAATGTGAATACCGTAATGGATATTGAAGATAGGCTTGCGGATGTAGAAGATCATTTGATAGAAGGAAAAGGATCTATCGATATTCTGCGTTTGATGCACGAATGCCGGGTCGATTATATGCATATAAAGCGTACTATCACTTCTCTGCGCGAAGAATTTGTCAATCTCTTGCATAACAACAATAAGTTGATAGAAGAGGAAAATATTGTTTATTATAATGACTTTGATGATCGTATGCGCTCTATCTTGGGCAACTTAGCTTCTTTCCATGAGTCGCTGACTTCCCTTCTGGACTTGTATTATAATAACAATAACCTAAAGATGAATGATATTATAAAACGATTGACGATAGTGTCTACCATATTTATTCCAATGACATTTATGGTAGGTGTCTGGGGTATGAATTTCAAGTTGATGCCCGAAATGGATTGGAAATATGGTTATCTCGGAGCTTGGATAACTCTTATATTGATTGCGGTTCTTTCTTACCTTTGGATAAGAAGACAGAAATGGTTTTAA